TATTTATGTTATACTAGCAGTATAACAATTATTAAACAATATGCCAAAACTTACTTTTTTAAAACGTTTCGATCTTGAGGTTATCGCCTTTACGTCCGGTGCTTCGGTTATGACCGTTGAATTGGTTGGATCACGCTTAGTAGCACCATTTTTGGGAGGTTCTTTAGTTGTCTGGACAACTTTAATCGGGGTAATTTTAGCTTGTTTGTCTTTAGGTTATACTATAGGTGGACGTTTGGCAGATAAACAACCCAGTCGTTTAATACTGGCGGTTGTTATGGCCGGAGCGGGCTTGTTAATTGCCGCCGTTAATTGGCAAATAGCTTTAGTGGCGTCTTTTTCTTCTTTAATGATTGACTCTTTCGGCTTAGAATTTGCTTCAATCCTCTCAGCCTTATTCTTATTCGCTCTTCCTAGTATCCTATTGGGCATGATACCCCCTTATGCTATTAAATTAAGACTTACCTCAACTGGACAAACCGGGAAAGTAGCCGGTAATCTATATGCTATCTCAACAGTTGGAAGTATTGTCGGAACCTTTTTAACCGGTTTTTGGTGGGTACCGACTTTCGGTAGTTCAGCTACTTTGTTTGGTGTTAGCTTAGCTCTTTTAATTATTGGCTTCTTATTCTTAGCCTCCTCTCGTTTTTTGCCATATTCTTTAATGATTATCCTGGTCGCTTCAGCTGCCTTTTTCTATGAACCTAACTTTTATTTTAACCGAGACTCCATTAAAAATTTCTATGAAAGTCGTTACAGTACCTTTTTCCTACTGGAAGGTACAGACAGTGAAACAAATAGGCCTGTTTTACAAATTTTAACTTCTCGTTATGTGGCCCAGTCTGGACGTTTTTTAGACGGGGATGATTTACTTTTCCCCTATACTCGTTTTTTTGATCATATTTTTGATCTTAATCCCGAGACAGATAAAGTGTTAATGATAGGTGGTGGAGCTTTTACTTATCCAAATCGTTTTGCCGCCATACATCCGGATAAAGTTATTGAGGTGGTGGAAATAGACCCGTTTTTAACTGAGTTGGCTCAGAAACACTTTAATTTGGAACTAAGAGATAATTTAATTATTCATAATCAAGATGGGAGATTGTTTTTAAATAATAATGAGAAGAAATATGACGCTGTTTTGTTAGACGCTTTTAGTTCCGCGGGTTCAGTACCATTTCAATTAGCTACTACAGAAGCGGTTGAAATGATCTATGATTCTCTTAATGATAACGGAGTGGTAATAGTTAATGTTATAGGTGCCACAGAAGGTAAGTATGCCCGTTTTGTAGAGGCTCAGTTTGCTGTTTATCAAGAAGTTTTTGGGCAGGCCATAGCTTATCCCCTTAAAACAAAAATTAAAGAAAACGAAGGAGAGGGTAAGGATTTAATTAACATTATGATTGTAGCTATTAAGAATCCAGATGAAGCCAATAAGGAACAAAGCCTTGAGCAAGAAAGTTACACTCCAAACCCAGCTCGTGTCTTAACCGATGACTGGGCACCGGTGGATTATTATGTGTCAGGGATATTATAATAATTGGATGATTGTAGTGTTGTAAAAAGTAATTTTTATTTAATTATTAATCTTGCTTTATTACTGATTTTCAGATATAATTTTTTTTACTTTGTTTCATTGTTTTAACCCTTCTGCTTTTATTTAAATATATATTAATCACTCTCTTAACCCTATGTCCGGACACTCCAAATGGGCCACCACCAAACGAGCTAAGGCAGTAGTTGATGCCAAACGCGGTGCGGCTTTTACTAAATTTAGTCGTTTAATTTCTTTAGCTGCTAAGGCGGGCGGTGATCCTGAAACCAATTTTCAGTTGCGTGATGCCATAGATAAGGCTAGGGGAATTAATATGCCCAAAGATAATATAGAAAGAGCCATTAAGCGAGGTACTGGTGAAGACGGTGGTGATACTATTGAAGAGTTGGTTTATGAGGGAATGGGACCTTTGGGAATACAATTTGTTATTAGGGTTTTAACCGACAACCGTAATCGTTCGGCAGCTAATATTCGTCATCTTCTTGCTAAACACGGCGGTTCCCTAGGGGCTGTCTTATGGAACTTTGAACAAAAAAGTGTCTTTTTGATCAGCCGAGAAGCTTTTAGTGCTTTAAAAAAAGACTATGAAGAGTTCTTTTTGGAGGCTATTGAAGCCGGTTTTGATGATATTATTAACGAAGAAGACGGTTTAACGTTATATGGTTCTTCGGCTGATTTTGCTAAACTTAAACAATGGTTAGTGGACATTAATTTAAGTCTTGAATCTTCGGAAATTGAATTTATTGCCAAAGAAAAGATTAAATTAAATGAAGCAGATAAGAAGAAAATTGAGGCTTTTATTGAAGCCCTTGAGGAGGATGACGATATTAGAGATTATGCGAGTAATTTAGATGATTAGATACCTAGTATTTAATTGATTATACATTAATTAAAATTAAGATTAAATTTTTTAAAATGTCTTCAAGAATTATCATGGGCTT
This genomic window from Patescibacteria group bacterium contains:
- a CDS encoding fused MFS/spermidine synthase — translated: MPKLTFLKRFDLEVIAFTSGASVMTVELVGSRLVAPFLGGSLVVWTTLIGVILACLSLGYTIGGRLADKQPSRLILAVVMAGAGLLIAAVNWQIALVASFSSLMIDSFGLEFASILSALFLFALPSILLGMIPPYAIKLRLTSTGQTGKVAGNLYAISTVGSIVGTFLTGFWWVPTFGSSATLFGVSLALLIIGFLFLASSRFLPYSLMIILVASAAFFYEPNFYFNRDSIKNFYESRYSTFFLLEGTDSETNRPVLQILTSRYVAQSGRFLDGDDLLFPYTRFFDHIFDLNPETDKVLMIGGGAFTYPNRFAAIHPDKVIEVVEIDPFLTELAQKHFNLELRDNLIIHNQDGRLFLNNNEKKYDAVLLDAFSSAGSVPFQLATTEAVEMIYDSLNDNGVVIVNVIGATEGKYARFVEAQFAVYQEVFGQAIAYPLKTKIKENEGEGKDLINIMIVAIKNPDEANKEQSLEQESYTPNPARVLTDDWAPVDYYVSGIL
- a CDS encoding YebC/PmpR family DNA-binding transcriptional regulator, which gives rise to MSGHSKWATTKRAKAVVDAKRGAAFTKFSRLISLAAKAGGDPETNFQLRDAIDKARGINMPKDNIERAIKRGTGEDGGDTIEELVYEGMGPLGIQFVIRVLTDNRNRSAANIRHLLAKHGGSLGAVLWNFEQKSVFLISREAFSALKKDYEEFFLEAIEAGFDDIINEEDGLTLYGSSADFAKLKQWLVDINLSLESSEIEFIAKEKIKLNEADKKKIEAFIEALEEDDDIRDYASNLDD